A stretch of DNA from Noviherbaspirillum sedimenti:
CTTGTGCGTCAGACCCACTGCCGCCAGCGCGCGTTCTGCCTGCGCCACATCGGCATCGCTATCCCAGCCGCCGCCGAGCCGATGCGGCGTGCGGCCGACCAGCACAGTGGCCAATACCGACGAGGGAAAGCTGTCGAGCTGCTGCTGCGGCATGAAGCCGCGCTTCAGCGCCAGCGCCTGCGCCGGCCATGCGTGCAGCGGCTTATCGTCCAGCATGATGCTGCCCGAGGAGATCGGCGCCAGGCCGCTCAACGCATACAGCAGACTGGTCTTGCCGACGCCGTTCTGGCCCAGGATGCACCAGAATTCGCCGGGCGGGACACGCCAGTTCAAATCATCGATCAGCTGTTGACCGCCCCGCGCCAGCGCCAGATGTTCGGTCCGCAGTTCAAAATTTATAGTGCTCATGCCCTTCCCCGTCCCAGCAATATCAGGAATACCGGCACACCGACCAGGGCGGTGATGACGCCGACCGGCAATTGTACCGGCGCAACGATGGTGCGTGCCAGCAGGTCGGCGAGGGTCAGCGCAATGCCGCCCGCCAGCGCCGAGGCCGGCAGCAGCAGGCGCTGGTCGTTGCCGATTACCAGGCGCAAGGCATGCGGCACTATCAGGCCGATAAAGCCGATGGTCCCGGCCACAGCAACCGCGGCAGCGGTCGCCAGGGACGCCACCAGCAGCGCTGCGGCGCGCAGACGCACGACAGGCACGCCCAGCAACTGCGCGGCGGCGTCGCCATGCGCCAGCACGTTCAGGCGCGCGCTGTTGCGCATGGCCCAGACAAAAGACAGGCCCAGCACGAACCAGGCAGCCCCCTGCCACTGGGCGTTTTCGAGGTCGCCCATCAGCCAGAACACCATGCCGCGCAGGCGCGTATCCGGCGCCAGCGACAGAATCAGGGTCAGCATGGCGCCGAAGCCCGACGCCAGCATGACCCCGGTGAGGATCAGGCGCACGCCGCCGCCGTTGGCGCCGCGCGTCCCCAGCCGCAACAAGGCGCCGCGCGCCAGGCCAAACAACAGCCCGGTCGCCAGCAAGGCGCCGGCCAGTGCGCCAAACTGCACACTCAGCTGCATGCCCCATAGCAGCGGCGCAGCCGGGGCCAGCAGCAACATGCCCAGAGCGCCCACCGCGGCGCCGCCGGACACGCCCAACACATAGGGGTCGGCCAGCGGATTGCGCAGCAAGAGTTGCAGCAAGGCGCCGGCCAGCGCCAGCAGGCCGCCGACTGCAAACGCCGCCAGCGCGCGCGGCAGGCGCAGTTGCATGACGATATCGTCGCTGCCCCATCCCGCGCGACAGCCGCTACTGCCGCAGGCGACTGCCAGCGCCAGCACGGCCAGCCCCAGCAACAGCAAGCCGCACAGGATGAGGAAAGCTTTTCTCATGATTTGACTGGAAAGTCAGGCGTGCGGTCGCTGGCGCCGCGGGTTCGGTGCCGCACGCCGGCAGCCCAGGGGTTCAGGGTTAGAAGCGATATTCGGCGCTTACATAGCCATTACGCCTGTCTTCGGGGTAGGCGTTAAAGCGCGAAGGCGTCGCCGAAATATTGGTCACAGCGTAGGAATAATAAGCCTTGTCGAACAAGTTGTTGATCCCTGCCGCAAGACGCCATGCGCCGATGTCATGACTCAGCTTGATATCGCTCACCGTGTAGCTGGGCATGCGGCGGAAGCGGTTGGCCTGGTCATTGTCGTAGCGCTGGCTGCCGACATAAATTACGTTGAAAGCCAGGCGCGTGGCAGCCGTTGCCTGCCAGCCGAGGTTGAGGCTGAGGCGATCCTTCGGCACCAGCGGCACGTCCTCGCCGGCGATGTTGACGCTGAAGGGCGCGAAGCCCAGGTCGCCGTCGAACCCGTTGAATGTACCGCTGCGGAAACGGGACTGGATTCGGGTATAACGCGCAGTCAAATCCACCGTCTTGCCGATGACCAGCTCGCTCTCCAGTTCCAGGCCACGCCGTCTGGTCGGCGACAGATTCGAGTTTCTGCCCTCGTAGGCGTTGTAATGAATCTCGTCATCGATCTCCATGTCGAACAGCCCGGCACGCAGACGCGCCCCCTTGCCGCTCCATTGCATGCCGATTTCGCGGTCACTGGACTTCTGCGGCTTGAGCAAGCCCGGTGCGCAGGGAGCAAACTGACAGCGGTTTTCATCGATCGTCGCCACGCGGAAGCTCTTGCCGACGCGGCCGTAGGCGGAATAGCCGGCGCCGAGCTCCTGTTGCAGCGCCAGTTCGTGCGCAGACAGGCGATGCTTGACCGATGTTTTCGAGCGGGGCGTGATGCTGTCGGCGTCATCCTGTTCGACGATTTCGCGGCGCGCGCCCAGGCTCAGGCGAGTGCCGGTGGCGAACAGCAATTCATCACGGAAATAGACCGCACGATTTTCCTGGTTGCCCACCTCGTTTTGGCTGGACAGAAAGCCCGTTGCCGCTGTCCGGTTGGTGTAGGACCAGTCGCTCCAGTCCATGCCGGCGGTCAGCCGGTTGTCGATTCCGGCCAGCCGGCTCTTCCACAGCAGGCGGGGGGAAACTGTAGTGACGTCCACATCCGTATCGGCAAGGCTGGTGCCTACCCCGACGAACGAGCCGAACGACTGTCGCGCTTTCTCGCGCCGCCCGACATCGAGGGCCAGCGTCACATCGCCGAAGCGCTTTTCCCCGCGCAGGGAATAAATCCGGCTGTCGCTGTTCATGAAGTCGTCGGGGGTCGTGGCGCCGCGCGGATCGCTCGCCAGCTGCGCCTCGGTGCGGATGCCGGGCAAGCGGGATTTCTGGTCGTCGGCACTGAAATTGAACGCAATGAATTCGTCGCGTCCACCAAAGCGCAATTCACCGCTGACGGTATCCAGCTCGGCGCGGTTATTGGCGCGGTAGCCATCCTTTTCATAATGCTGGGCATTCAGTCTGAGCCCCCAGGTGCCGTTACCGACCTGCATGCTGCCACGCACATCGCGCAACCCGTAGCTTCCCGCCAGTCCCAGCACATTGCCGCTGACGCCCTCCGTGACGGGGGACTTGGTGATGATATTGATCGTGCCGCCGGTGGCGCCGCCCCCGTACAGCACGGCGCCAGCGCCGCGCAGGATTTCGATGCGTTCGATGGAGTCGACGGGAATCGACGACAAGCGCGCAGGAACGCCCTCGTTCTCGGAAATGCGCTGTCCATTCAGCAGGACCAACGTATTCTGATCCCCCGTCACGCCGAAGCCGCGCAAATCCAGCGGAGCATCGGGTACGCCGGTGAAGCTGATGCGGGTGTGCACTCCGCCGAGTTTACCCAGCACTTCGGAAACCGTCGTCGGCGAGCTGTTGCGGATGTCGTCCG
This window harbors:
- a CDS encoding ABC transporter ATP-binding protein — protein: MSTINFELRTEHLALARGGQQLIDDLNWRVPPGEFWCILGQNGVGKTSLLYALSGLAPISSGSIMLDDKPLHAWPAQALALKRGFMPQQQLDSFPSSVLATVLVGRTPHRLGGGWDSDADVAQAERALAAVGLTHKAKMDVLTLSAGERQRVALAALLAQAPALMLLDEPVAHQDVSQQLAMMRFIRELAGKHAVISSCHDIDLAARFATHVLLLAEGRHWLGTADEVLSVDTLQQAFDCRFELLESGGVRSFIPY
- a CDS encoding FecCD family ABC transporter permease produces the protein MRKAFLILCGLLLLGLAVLALAVACGSSGCRAGWGSDDIVMQLRLPRALAAFAVGGLLALAGALLQLLLRNPLADPYVLGVSGGAAVGALGMLLLAPAAPLLWGMQLSVQFGALAGALLATGLLFGLARGALLRLGTRGANGGGVRLILTGVMLASGFGAMLTLILSLAPDTRLRGMVFWLMGDLENAQWQGAAWFVLGLSFVWAMRNSARLNVLAHGDAAAQLLGVPVVRLRAAALLVASLATAAAVAVAGTIGFIGLIVPHALRLVIGNDQRLLLPASALAGGIALTLADLLARTIVAPVQLPVGVITALVGVPVFLILLGRGRA
- a CDS encoding TonB-dependent receptor family protein — protein: MSNINSRPAASRGARAISRLTPLAAVLPLLYATNLYAEQALAPVVVTATRFQSAAADAPIAAQVITADDIRNSSPTTVSEVLGKLGGVHTRISFTGVPDAPLDLRGFGVTGDQNTLVLLNGQRISENEGVPARLSSIPVDSIERIEILRGAGAVLYGGGATGGTINIITKSPVTEGVSGNVLGLAGSYGLRDVRGSMQVGNGTWGLRLNAQHYEKDGYRANNRAELDTVSGELRFGGRDEFIAFNFSADDQKSRLPGIRTEAQLASDPRGATTPDDFMNSDSRIYSLRGEKRFGDVTLALDVGRREKARQSFGSFVGVGTSLADTDVDVTTVSPRLLWKSRLAGIDNRLTAGMDWSDWSYTNRTAATGFLSSQNEVGNQENRAVYFRDELLFATGTRLSLGARREIVEQDDADSITPRSKTSVKHRLSAHELALQQELGAGYSAYGRVGKSFRVATIDENRCQFAPCAPGLLKPQKSSDREIGMQWSGKGARLRAGLFDMEIDDEIHYNAYEGRNSNLSPTRRRGLELESELVIGKTVDLTARYTRIQSRFRSGTFNGFDGDLGFAPFSVNIAGEDVPLVPKDRLSLNLGWQATAATRLAFNVIYVGSQRYDNDQANRFRRMPSYTVSDIKLSHDIGAWRLAAGINNLFDKAYYSYAVTNISATPSRFNAYPEDRRNGYVSAEYRF